The Halococcus agarilyticus genome includes a region encoding these proteins:
- a CDS encoding acyl-CoA dehydrogenase family protein — protein sequence MQTLSAEQEMVVSSLRDIAETEFAERAFEWQGETPWENIELLADRGFMGINIDETYGGGGMTEFEAMLSIEAVGRVCPDTANFLYTQQMVAPRAIEMFGTEAAKERYLPPVTAGEEAIAIAISEPESGSDVGSMRTRAEEDGDGFSVTGEKIWVSNLEDASAAVVWVKFSEGLGSLIVDLDDPGIEIQQHYTNMADHEQTQFELRDVAVPAENVLTRGADGFKEQLKALNWERLGSATLANSFARCALDKALDYAETRSQFGQPIGEFQGIEWKVADMAKRLEASRALTYRAASRAHEQGRIPDRLGSSLAKLFSSESVERIVSESLQIHGANGYQQGHPLEHLYRLARGRRLAAGTDEIQKNQIAAVLKEDGLPDLA from the coding sequence ATGCAGACGCTCTCAGCGGAGCAAGAGATGGTCGTCTCCTCGTTGCGGGACATCGCGGAGACGGAGTTCGCCGAGCGCGCGTTCGAGTGGCAGGGCGAGACGCCGTGGGAGAACATCGAACTCCTCGCCGACAGGGGGTTCATGGGTATCAACATCGACGAGACCTACGGCGGCGGGGGCATGACGGAGTTCGAGGCGATGCTGTCGATCGAGGCCGTCGGACGAGTCTGTCCGGACACGGCGAACTTCCTCTACACCCAGCAGATGGTCGCCCCCCGTGCCATCGAGATGTTCGGCACCGAGGCGGCGAAAGAGCGGTATCTGCCGCCGGTGACCGCCGGCGAGGAGGCGATCGCCATCGCCATCTCGGAGCCGGAATCGGGATCGGACGTCGGATCGATGCGAACCCGCGCCGAGGAGGACGGCGACGGCTTCAGCGTCACGGGCGAGAAGATCTGGGTCAGCAATCTCGAGGACGCCAGCGCAGCGGTCGTCTGGGTGAAATTCTCGGAGGGCCTCGGGTCGCTGATCGTCGATCTCGACGACCCGGGGATCGAGATCCAGCAACACTACACGAACATGGCCGACCACGAGCAGACCCAGTTCGAACTGCGCGACGTGGCCGTCCCCGCGGAGAACGTCCTCACTCGCGGCGCGGACGGGTTCAAGGAGCAGCTCAAGGCCCTCAACTGGGAACGGTTGGGGAGCGCGACGCTGGCGAACTCCTTCGCCCGATGTGCGCTCGACAAGGCGCTTGACTACGCCGAGACGCGCTCACAGTTCGGCCAGCCGATCGGTGAGTTCCAGGGCATCGAGTGGAAGGTAGCGGACATGGCGAAGCGTCTCGAGGCCTCCAGGGCACTGACCTACCGCGCCGCCTCCCGGGCCCACGAACAGGGACGGATCCCCGATCGACTCGGCTCCTCGCTCGCCAAGCTGTTCTCCTCGGAGTCGGTCGAACGGATCGTCTCCGAGTCGCTGCAGATCCACGGGGCCAACGGCTACCAGCAGGGTCACCCCCTCGAACACCTCTACCGGCTCGCCCGAGGCCGGCGGCTTGCGGCCGGCACCGACGAGATTCAGAAGAACCAGATCGCCGCAGTTCTCAAGGAGGACGGTCTGCCGGACCTCGCCTGA
- a CDS encoding FAS1-like dehydratase domain-containing protein produces MDVDDLADTELPSGQFTVEEWKAFLWADATRDDEATFRYDEAAAAAGEEGQLVPHTMAQHIAFEATGGVEATMGRLSDDWRSGAALGQLRVEFHAPLETGQPLAVTGRVTDVEEKDGSSGSLTVVSLSYDAETPAGDPVFDMVADMVLMEGT; encoded by the coding sequence ATGGACGTAGACGATCTTGCCGACACGGAACTTCCGTCCGGGCAGTTTACCGTCGAGGAGTGGAAGGCGTTCCTGTGGGCGGACGCGACCCGTGACGACGAGGCGACGTTTCGGTACGACGAGGCTGCGGCAGCCGCGGGCGAGGAGGGTCAGCTCGTCCCGCACACGATGGCACAGCACATCGCGTTCGAAGCCACCGGTGGCGTCGAGGCCACCATGGGCCGCCTCTCGGACGACTGGCGGAGCGGCGCTGCGCTCGGCCAGCTCCGGGTGGAGTTTCACGCCCCGCTCGAGACCGGCCAGCCGCTGGCGGTGACTGGACGGGTCACGGACGTCGAGGAGAAAGACGGCAGCAGCGGGAGTCTGACCGTCGTCTCCCTCTCGTACGACGCCGAGACGCCGGCGGGTGACCCCGTCTTCGACATGGTCGCGGACATGGTCCTGATGGAGGGGACGTGA
- a CDS encoding 30S ribosomal protein S17e, producing MAIKPAYIKKTGTQLLERYPEAFSTDFEHNKESVTALTNVTSKNVRNRIAGYVTRKRQGNAAA from the coding sequence ATGGCGATCAAACCGGCCTACATCAAGAAGACCGGCACACAGCTGCTCGAACGGTATCCCGAGGCGTTCTCGACCGACTTCGAGCACAACAAGGAGAGCGTGACCGCGCTCACGAACGTCACCTCGAAGAACGTCCGCAACCGCATCGCGGGCTACGTCACCCGCAAGCGACAGGGGAACGCGGCGGCCTGA
- a CDS encoding SDR family NAD(P)-dependent oxidoreductase — translation MRNLVDGKATVVTGGAQGIGEATALRFAEEGADVVVADVDEEGGHGTVDAIEDAGGSAVFVETDVSEAAEVQTMITRCVEEFGGIDVLFNNAGIDGPLENIVEYDEDGFDRVIDVNLKGVWLGLKYGIEAMLADGGGSIISTSSIGGQVAVPEYSGYGASKAGVSLITKSAALEFATEGIRANAIAPGLVETPMVNDIMEENPEMEEQFRNMEPMGGLAQPKEIANSVLFLGSDLASRVTGHTLAVEGGYLSQ, via the coding sequence ATGAGAAACTTGGTAGACGGTAAAGCGACCGTCGTGACAGGGGGTGCTCAGGGGATCGGGGAAGCGACCGCCCTCAGGTTCGCCGAAGAGGGTGCGGACGTCGTGGTCGCCGACGTCGACGAGGAGGGCGGTCACGGCACCGTCGACGCAATCGAGGACGCCGGCGGGAGCGCCGTCTTCGTCGAGACGGACGTGTCGGAGGCGGCGGAGGTGCAGACCATGATCACCAGGTGCGTCGAGGAGTTCGGCGGAATCGACGTCCTGTTCAACAACGCCGGCATCGATGGACCGCTGGAGAACATCGTGGAGTACGACGAGGACGGGTTCGATCGAGTGATCGACGTGAACCTCAAGGGAGTCTGGCTCGGGCTGAAATACGGCATTGAGGCGATGCTGGCGGACGGCGGCGGCAGCATCATCAGCACGTCTTCCATCGGCGGACAGGTGGCGGTGCCCGAGTACAGCGGATACGGCGCGTCGAAAGCCGGCGTGAGCCTCATCACGAAGAGTGCTGCACTCGAATTTGCGACCGAGGGAATTCGAGCGAACGCCATCGCACCCGGTCTCGTGGAGACGCCGATGGTCAACGATATCATGGAGGAGAACCCGGAGATGGAAGAGCAGTTCCGGAACATGGAACCGATGGGCGGACTCGCACAACCGAAAGAGATCGCGAACTCCGTCCTGTTCCTGGGCTCCGACCTCGCGTCCCGCGTGACGGGTCACACGCTCGCTGTCGAAGGCGGCTACCTCTCCCAGTGA
- a CDS encoding class I adenylate-forming enzyme family protein gives MDFNFDLGVEDQQSFIDRSRQFNVGDLMRKAARMYADDVAVSEPGREVTYAEFNERVNALANSLLERGYEKSEARVAVLAENRGEYIEPYFAAAKVGFLVPALNWRLEEEELVHCASLVEPDALIVSEQYREKASWIEEGLEDPPDIIHLDDDGDDGYETLIENGSTDEPAPDHEVDPEQGLVVLYTSGTTGLPKGVVISHRAWLARGYTYTIDWNLERGDGWIAWAPLFHIISADALPAVFSLGGTYYPPNGFDTERIVDILLEKDNGGIGWLFLLPGVVNQFLDYLDENDVDVEDMREIREIGALVDLVDPKKVKRVTEKFDMSFTNSYGATEDANVLSAGNNIPVGVLPNDDDLAKVESSYVDLKLIDEEWNEVEGRGELAARGPTLCSGYINNPEANEEDFNDGWFRTGDIFVYNDDGSYSFVNRRKYLIKSGGENIYPAELEKVLLQHEEIEEATVVRVSDEKWGEVPRAIVSTFSPDGVDTDELMGMLREQLANYKLPHYLEIIEPEDFPRSATGKVVREEVEEWTVDETNRVREV, from the coding sequence ATGGATTTCAATTTCGACCTCGGGGTAGAGGATCAGCAATCGTTCATCGACCGATCCCGACAGTTCAACGTCGGCGATCTGATGCGGAAAGCCGCTCGGATGTACGCCGACGACGTGGCGGTGAGCGAACCCGGGCGGGAGGTGACGTACGCCGAGTTCAACGAGCGGGTCAACGCACTGGCGAACTCGCTTCTGGAACGGGGCTACGAGAAGTCGGAGGCCAGGGTGGCGGTCCTCGCGGAGAATCGGGGGGAGTACATCGAACCGTACTTCGCCGCAGCGAAGGTCGGCTTCCTCGTTCCGGCGCTGAACTGGCGGCTCGAGGAGGAGGAGCTGGTTCACTGTGCCAGCCTGGTCGAACCGGACGCGCTCATCGTCTCCGAGCAGTACCGGGAGAAAGCGAGCTGGATCGAAGAGGGACTCGAGGACCCACCAGACATCATCCACCTCGACGACGACGGCGACGACGGATACGAGACGCTGATCGAGAACGGGTCGACCGACGAACCCGCCCCCGACCACGAGGTCGATCCCGAACAGGGTCTCGTCGTACTGTACACCTCGGGGACGACCGGGCTTCCGAAAGGCGTCGTCATCAGCCACCGGGCGTGGCTCGCTCGGGGGTACACCTACACCATCGACTGGAACCTCGAGCGAGGCGACGGTTGGATCGCGTGGGCTCCCCTCTTTCACATCATCTCGGCCGACGCGCTTCCGGCGGTGTTCTCGCTCGGTGGGACGTACTACCCGCCGAACGGGTTCGACACCGAACGCATCGTCGACATCCTGCTGGAGAAGGACAACGGGGGGATCGGGTGGCTGTTCCTGCTCCCGGGTGTCGTCAACCAGTTCCTCGACTACCTCGACGAGAACGACGTCGACGTGGAGGACATGCGTGAGATCCGGGAGATCGGTGCGCTCGTCGACCTCGTGGACCCGAAGAAGGTCAAGCGGGTGACCGAGAAGTTCGACATGTCGTTCACGAACTCCTACGGGGCGACCGAAGACGCGAACGTGCTCAGTGCCGGAAACAACATCCCGGTCGGTGTGCTTCCCAACGACGACGACCTCGCGAAGGTCGAGTCCTCGTACGTGGACCTGAAACTGATCGACGAGGAGTGGAACGAGGTCGAAGGGCGGGGTGAGCTCGCCGCTCGCGGTCCGACGCTCTGTAGCGGATACATCAACAACCCCGAGGCCAACGAGGAGGACTTCAACGACGGGTGGTTCCGGACCGGCGACATCTTCGTCTACAACGACGACGGAAGCTACAGCTTCGTCAACCGACGGAAGTACCTCATCAAGAGTGGCGGCGAGAACATCTATCCCGCGGAGCTCGAGAAGGTCCTCCTCCAGCACGAGGAGATCGAAGAGGCGACGGTCGTTCGAGTGTCCGACGAGAAGTGGGGGGAAGTGCCCCGAGCGATCGTCAGCACGTTCAGCCCCGACGGGGTCGACACCGACGAGCTCATGGGCATGCTGAGGGAGCAGTTGGCGAACTACAAACTCCCCCACTACCTCGAGATCATCGAGCCGGAGGACTTCCCCCGCTCCGCGACGGGCAAAGTGGTCCGAGAGGAAGTCGAGGAGTGGACGGTCGACGAGACGAACCGGGTTCGCGAGGTCTGA
- a CDS encoding 3-hydroxyacyl-CoA dehydrogenase family protein has protein sequence MASRVIGVIGAGTMGTGIAQLAAQQGFDAIVRDVDEELVSDGLDRLRNDLAEAEERDIVDDADTVFDRVTGTTDLDDVVERATFVVEAVPEDTDLKRTIFEELDAKTDPDVVLGSNTSSLSITEIASATEHPERVIGTHFFNPPVKMKLLELVTGHHTSDETLARAEELAEALGREHIVVDDFPGFATSRLGLVLGMEAARMVQEGVASAEDIDTAMELGYNHPMGPLKLGDHNGWDTRVKVGEYMAEELGSDAYRPPQLVKQMVRAGDYGVKSGRGFYDWDED, from the coding sequence ATGGCATCCAGAGTCATCGGCGTCATCGGTGCCGGCACGATGGGGACCGGCATCGCTCAGCTCGCCGCTCAGCAGGGGTTCGACGCCATCGTGCGCGACGTCGACGAGGAGCTCGTCAGCGACGGACTCGATCGCCTGCGGAACGATCTGGCCGAGGCCGAGGAGCGTGACATCGTCGACGACGCAGACACCGTCTTCGACCGCGTAACCGGGACGACGGACCTCGACGACGTGGTCGAGCGGGCGACGTTCGTCGTGGAGGCGGTCCCGGAGGACACGGACCTCAAACGGACCATCTTCGAGGAACTGGACGCGAAGACCGACCCCGACGTGGTTCTCGGCTCGAACACCTCCTCGCTGTCCATCACGGAGATCGCGAGCGCCACCGAGCACCCGGAGCGGGTCATCGGTACGCACTTTTTCAACCCACCGGTGAAGATGAAGCTGCTCGAACTCGTCACCGGCCACCACACGAGCGACGAGACCCTGGCGCGGGCCGAGGAGCTGGCAGAGGCTCTGGGCCGCGAGCACATCGTCGTCGACGACTTCCCCGGCTTCGCGACGTCGCGGCTGGGCCTGGTTCTCGGCATGGAGGCTGCCCGGATGGTTCAGGAGGGGGTCGCCTCCGCCGAGGACATCGACACGGCGATGGAGCTGGGATACAACCACCCGATGGGGCCGCTGAAGCTCGGGGATCACAACGGCTGGGACACCCGCGTCAAGGTCGGCGAGTACATGGCCGAGGAGCTCGGCAGCGACGCCTACCGCCCCCCGCAGCTAGTCAAGCAGATGGTCCGAGCGGGCGATTACGGTGTGAAGTCGGGTCGGGGGTTCTACGACTGGGACGAGGACTGA
- a CDS encoding D-2-hydroxyacid dehydrogenase, producing MTDSTPDIAVLRRGVHGMPMAEYEAALRERLPEYDIRRAETPEEERELLASATVATGSTVEPSVLDRAGNLRLFACSYAGYGHLPTEAFEDHGVSVTTASGVHAPNIAEHVLGFLLTFCRRHHEGWRRQQRREWRAYPTHELAGSTVTVVGLGALGGGVVERLAGFDVDTIGIRHSPEKGGPTDEVLGTDDLHDALARTDHLVLAVPLTDETEGMIGAAEFDTLPPDAFVVNVARGPVIDTDALVSAVRSNSIGGAGLDVTDPEPLPEDHPLWGFENVLITPHNAGHTPEYYERLADIVAENLRRVEETGEYEGLRNQVL from the coding sequence GTGACTGATTCGACCCCCGACATCGCCGTGCTCCGCCGGGGCGTCCACGGCATGCCGATGGCGGAGTACGAAGCGGCGCTGCGCGAGCGCCTGCCGGAGTACGATATCCGACGAGCTGAGACGCCCGAGGAAGAACGTGAACTCCTCGCCAGCGCGACGGTCGCCACCGGTTCGACCGTGGAGCCGTCCGTACTCGATCGCGCCGGGAATCTCCGGCTGTTCGCGTGCTCGTACGCCGGCTACGGCCACCTCCCGACCGAGGCGTTCGAGGACCACGGCGTGAGCGTGACCACCGCCTCCGGAGTCCACGCGCCGAACATCGCCGAGCACGTTCTCGGCTTCCTCCTCACGTTCTGTCGCCGTCACCACGAGGGGTGGCGACGCCAGCAACGCCGCGAGTGGCGCGCCTACCCGACCCACGAACTCGCCGGCTCGACGGTGACGGTGGTGGGCCTCGGCGCGCTCGGCGGTGGCGTCGTCGAGCGCCTCGCAGGGTTCGACGTCGATACCATCGGCATCCGTCACTCGCCCGAGAAGGGTGGCCCAACCGACGAAGTCCTCGGAACCGACGACCTCCACGACGCGCTCGCCCGCACCGACCACCTCGTGCTCGCGGTCCCGCTGACTGACGAGACCGAGGGGATGATCGGCGCGGCGGAGTTCGACACCCTCCCGCCCGATGCGTTCGTCGTGAACGTCGCACGCGGCCCCGTGATCGACACCGATGCGCTGGTGTCGGCAGTGCGCTCGAATTCGATCGGGGGCGCGGGTCTCGACGTCACCGATCCCGAACCCCTCCCGGAAGACCACCCGCTGTGGGGGTTCGAGAACGTGCTCATCACGCCGCACAACGCCGGTCACACGCCAGAGTACTACGAGCGGCTCGCGGACATCGTCGCCGAAAACCTCCGGCGGGTCGAGGAGACCGGCGAGTACGAGGGACTGCGAAATCAGGTGCTCTGA
- the asd gene encoding aspartate-semialdehyde dehydrogenase, translated as MSSTRVGVLGATGAVGQRLIQLLDPHPAFEIATLTASDDSAGKSYREAAKWRIETPIPDDVAELVVERTDPDAVPDDVDLLFSSLPSSVGERVEPGFCEAGYVVSSNSSNARMADDVPLTIPEVNHDHLDLLEVQRDERGWDGALVKNPNCSTITMVPTLAALDGFGLSTVHVATMQAVSGAGYAGVSSMEILDNVLPHIGGEEEKMETETRKLLGSFDGAAIDLHDVDVAASCNRVPTLDGHLESAWAETEEALTADDAMAAMREAPSLDLHSSPDQLIEVFEDPNRPQPRLDRMVGEGMSVAAGGVRETSDGVQYNCLAHNTLRGAAGASVLNGELLVEDGWI; from the coding sequence ATGTCTTCCACACGCGTCGGCGTTCTCGGGGCCACCGGGGCCGTCGGGCAGCGGCTGATCCAGCTTCTCGATCCCCACCCCGCCTTCGAGATCGCGACCCTGACCGCGAGCGACGACAGCGCCGGCAAGTCCTACCGCGAGGCGGCAAAGTGGCGGATCGAGACGCCGATTCCGGATGACGTCGCGGAACTCGTCGTAGAACGGACCGATCCCGACGCCGTCCCCGACGACGTCGACCTTCTCTTCTCGTCGCTTCCCTCGTCGGTCGGCGAGCGAGTCGAACCCGGGTTCTGCGAGGCAGGGTACGTGGTCTCGTCGAACTCCTCGAACGCCAGGATGGCCGACGACGTGCCACTCACGATCCCGGAGGTCAACCACGACCACCTCGACCTCCTCGAAGTCCAGCGCGACGAGCGCGGCTGGGACGGGGCCCTCGTGAAGAACCCCAACTGCTCGACGATCACGATGGTGCCGACGCTCGCGGCGCTCGACGGGTTCGGTCTTTCCACCGTGCACGTCGCCACGATGCAGGCGGTCTCGGGTGCGGGCTACGCGGGCGTGAGCTCGATGGAGATCCTCGACAACGTGCTCCCGCACATCGGCGGCGAGGAGGAGAAAATGGAGACCGAGACCCGCAAACTCCTCGGCTCGTTCGACGGCGCGGCGATCGACCTCCACGACGTCGACGTCGCGGCCTCGTGCAACCGCGTGCCGACGCTCGACGGCCACCTCGAAAGCGCGTGGGCCGAGACTGAGGAAGCGCTCACCGCCGACGACGCGATGGCCGCCATGCGCGAGGCCCCCTCGCTCGATCTCCACAGCTCGCCCGATCAGCTGATCGAGGTCTTCGAGGACCCCAACCGTCCACAGCCCCGACTCGATCGGATGGTCGGCGAGGGGATGAGCGTCGCGGCGGGCGGCGTCCGCGAGACCAGCGATGGGGTGCAGTACAACTGCCTCGCACACAACACGCTTCGCGGGGCGGCCGGCGCGAGCGTGCTGAACGGCGAGCTTCTCGTGGAAGACGGCTGGATCTGA
- a CDS encoding enoyl-CoA hydratase/isomerase family protein — protein sequence MTDDLAAAGDECSTLAVATDEPVANAVTVTLDRPDTRNALSQTLRTEFKRVFEAIEASSTRVVVLTGSNDSRAFASGADLTELADRTALEQRELSKRPRIYEVVAGLDQPVIGRINGLALGGGCELALACDVRLADTRSKFGFPEVSLGLIPGGGGTQRLTELVGVGKAKQLILSGAVVDAAEADELGLVESVHDPADLDEAVAELVDTMAQHSPVALELAKRAVDASTRLGRDDGIDHEAELFTVALGSEDASEGIAAFLEDREPEWTGR from the coding sequence ATGACCGACGACCTCGCCGCAGCCGGCGACGAATGTTCGACGCTCGCGGTCGCCACGGACGAACCGGTTGCGAACGCGGTGACGGTCACGCTGGACAGACCGGACACTCGAAACGCCCTCAGTCAGACGCTCCGGACGGAGTTCAAGCGAGTCTTCGAGGCGATCGAGGCGTCATCGACGCGCGTCGTCGTCCTGACGGGGTCGAACGACTCGCGAGCGTTCGCCTCGGGTGCGGACCTGACGGAACTGGCCGACCGGACGGCCCTGGAGCAGCGCGAACTGAGCAAGCGACCCCGAATCTACGAGGTCGTCGCCGGTCTCGATCAGCCGGTGATCGGCCGAATCAACGGGCTGGCGCTGGGTGGCGGCTGCGAGCTGGCGCTGGCCTGCGACGTCCGCCTGGCCGACACCCGCTCGAAGTTCGGCTTCCCGGAGGTGTCTCTCGGGCTCATCCCGGGCGGCGGCGGCACACAGCGCTTGACGGAGCTGGTCGGTGTCGGCAAGGCCAAGCAGCTGATCCTCTCGGGAGCCGTCGTCGACGCCGCCGAGGCGGACGAGCTCGGCCTCGTGGAGTCGGTTCACGACCCGGCCGACCTCGACGAAGCCGTCGCGGAGCTGGTCGACACGATGGCCCAGCACAGCCCGGTCGCGCTGGAGCTGGCCAAGCGAGCCGTCGACGCGAGCACTCGACTCGGCCGCGACGACGGCATCGACCACGAGGCGGAGCTGTTCACCGTGGCACTTGGCAGCGAGGACGCCTCGGAGGGCATCGCGGCGTTCCTGGAGGACCGCGAGCCGGAGTGGACCGGGCGCTGA
- a CDS encoding cupin domain-containing protein, translated as MEFTDESERSVAGPRVVRTADVPLVDLSERDDVRPTVDIRPVDEMLGLAQLGAKLWHFRPGEEIGFHAHTAEEELYYVLEGEFSLKLGSADDPTYETVGPGTFFAALPREPHGHRCVGDEPGVVLAVGASTGEDDEVFDPHSPN; from the coding sequence ATGGAGTTCACCGACGAGTCCGAGCGATCGGTCGCTGGACCCCGAGTCGTCCGCACCGCCGACGTGCCGCTGGTCGACCTGAGCGAGCGCGACGACGTCCGTCCCACCGTCGACATCCGCCCTGTCGACGAGATGCTGGGGCTGGCCCAGCTCGGGGCCAAACTGTGGCACTTCCGGCCGGGCGAGGAGATCGGCTTTCACGCCCACACCGCGGAGGAGGAGCTGTACTACGTCCTCGAGGGTGAGTTCTCGCTGAAGCTCGGGAGCGCCGACGATCCGACGTACGAGACGGTGGGTCCGGGAACCTTCTTCGCCGCCCTGCCCCGCGAGCCTCACGGACACCGGTGTGTCGGCGACGAACCCGGCGTCGTACTCGCCGTCGGCGCGAGCACCGGGGAGGACGACGAGGTCTTCGATCCTCACAGCCCGAACTGA
- a CDS encoding MaoC family dehydratase, which yields MRFEDLSPGDELEPRTIEELHGDDTKLVAALLQDPYPPHFDRNRAEELDYPGLLNQGPANLSYLLQPVVRVLESPSDLRSFDVRFHDMVFEGQTVTATATVTETCEIDGDGLVTFDLALRDGSGDLTVRGTATARLPMR from the coding sequence GTGCGTTTCGAGGACCTCTCGCCGGGCGACGAACTCGAACCGCGGACGATCGAGGAGCTCCACGGCGACGACACGAAGCTGGTGGCCGCGCTGCTCCAGGATCCGTATCCCCCCCACTTCGACCGCAACCGGGCGGAGGAGCTGGACTACCCCGGGCTGCTCAACCAGGGCCCGGCGAACCTCTCGTACCTCCTCCAGCCGGTCGTCCGCGTCCTCGAGTCGCCGTCGGACCTGCGCTCGTTCGACGTTCGGTTCCACGACATGGTGTTCGAGGGCCAGACCGTGACGGCGACGGCGACGGTAACCGAGACGTGCGAGATCGACGGCGACGGCCTCGTCACGTTCGACCTCGCCCTGCGCGACGGCTCCGGTGACCTCACAGTGCGCGGGACGGCGACGGCCAGACTGCCGATGCGGTGA
- a CDS encoding NAD(P)/FAD-dependent oxidoreductase, which yields MERIDVAVVGGGPAGTAAAWTAARQGADAVVFEKGVPRADREGPGPDSTDAAGMLDYWVDLMDLPEAIPDEVILRDLDGATFAGPNERMTIRDTGMDASYPEFGFTFHRARFDDWLRERCEAAGAGYRVGTGVKDVAIDPRDGHTLTLRDGHEIEADYLILADGPQRTVTRAVLEEFVAEQRLENLASNRANHIAYQEYREFPSELFDDDLIKFWWGSMPGHTAYPWVFPNEGRVARVGLTMPIGLDLDDVANRDAYRLLRPDDTTVPSGKEYVRRLLETEYPDYDLDDFPLVEDRGKRGGVESYPISSTRPIDSPVGANVAIVGGAMGATSAFHEGGDHVAVRTGKIAGALAGAGALGAYNREWKRAVGEEVRRNVAMADVVRGFEPDDWDRTFRSVGRMLKDGRYSTLRTPLLGYGGLSVLARYQRAKLGYRNGGYVQLAESEYAIPAAKV from the coding sequence ATGGAGCGGATCGACGTGGCGGTGGTCGGCGGTGGCCCGGCGGGGACGGCGGCCGCGTGGACGGCCGCGAGGCAGGGTGCTGACGCGGTCGTCTTCGAGAAGGGCGTCCCGCGGGCCGACCGAGAGGGCCCTGGCCCCGACTCGACCGACGCCGCCGGCATGTTGGACTACTGGGTCGACCTGATGGACCTTCCCGAGGCGATCCCCGACGAGGTGATCCTGCGTGACCTCGACGGCGCGACCTTTGCGGGACCGAACGAACGCATGACGATCCGCGACACCGGGATGGATGCGTCGTATCCCGAGTTCGGATTCACCTTCCACCGGGCGCGCTTCGACGACTGGCTCCGCGAGCGCTGCGAGGCCGCCGGGGCGGGCTACCGGGTCGGCACCGGGGTCAAGGACGTCGCGATCGACCCGCGGGACGGCCACACGCTCACGCTGCGCGACGGCCACGAGATCGAAGCCGACTATCTGATCCTGGCCGACGGGCCACAGCGAACGGTCACGCGGGCCGTCCTCGAAGAGTTCGTCGCCGAGCAACGCCTCGAAAACCTCGCTTCGAACCGTGCGAACCACATCGCCTACCAGGAGTATCGAGAGTTTCCGTCCGAGCTGTTCGACGACGATCTGATCAAGTTCTGGTGGGGATCGATGCCTGGCCACACCGCCTACCCGTGGGTGTTCCCGAACGAGGGCCGGGTGGCTCGTGTGGGGCTAACGATGCCGATCGGTCTCGATCTCGACGACGTGGCTAACCGGGACGCGTACCGTCTTCTCCGGCCCGACGACACGACCGTTCCCTCCGGCAAGGAGTACGTCCGGCGACTCCTCGAAACCGAGTACCCCGACTACGATCTCGACGACTTCCCCCTCGTCGAGGATCGCGGCAAGCGCGGCGGCGTCGAGTCCTACCCCATCTCCTCGACCCGCCCGATCGACTCCCCCGTGGGCGCGAACGTCGCGATCGTCGGCGGCGCGATGGGCGCGACCTCGGCGTTCCACGAGGGCGGCGATCACGTCGCGGTCCGCACCGGAAAGATCGCCGGTGCACTCGCGGGAGCAGGCGCACTCGGGGCGTACAACCGCGAGTGGAAGCGCGCAGTCGGCGAGGAGGTCCGCCGGAACGTCGCGATGGCCGACGTCGTCCGCGGGTTCGAGCCCGACGACTGGGATCGCACGTTCCGATCGGTGGGCCGAATGCTCAAGGACGGCCGCTACAGCACGCTCAGGACTCCGTTGCTGGGATACGGTGGCCTCTCGGTGCTCGCGCGCTACCAGCGCGCGAAGCTCGGCTACCGGAACGGCGGGTACGTCCAGCTCGCCGAATCGGAGTACGCGATCCCAGCCGCGAAGGTTTAG
- a CDS encoding nuclear transport factor 2 family protein, whose protein sequence is MQEVDDPAAILTVSNLVHCYMRRMDKHDLDGVLELLHDDCAIDYGDFGLYEGQDEVSDFLEAYIEGETGILDSFHLGINPWVTADGDTAIGRWHFLDLGHVEGIGAAWLAGFYEIEFVKNDDEWLIEKLTYDAKYFSPYDEGWVEEPMAN, encoded by the coding sequence ATGCAAGAAGTTGACGACCCCGCGGCGATACTGACGGTGTCGAACCTCGTACACTGTTACATGCGGCGGATGGACAAACACGACCTGGATGGCGTCCTCGAACTCCTGCACGACGACTGCGCCATCGACTACGGGGACTTCGGCCTCTACGAGGGGCAGGACGAGGTCTCGGACTTCCTCGAAGCGTACATCGAGGGTGAAACGGGCATCCTCGACTCGTTTCACCTCGGTATCAACCCGTGGGTCACCGCCGACGGCGACACCGCGATCGGTCGCTGGCACTTCCTCGATCTGGGCCACGTCGAGGGCATCGGTGCCGCCTGGCTCGCCGGGTTCTACGAGATCGAGTTCGTCAAGAACGACGACGAGTGGCTCATCGAGAAACTCACCTACGACGCCAAATACTTCTCGCCCTACGACGAGGGCTGGGTCGAGGAACCGATGGCCAACTGA